The nucleotide sequence tttttattttaaaacataatcTATGGGCgtattttgaaatacccttcaCAATTAGGGTACTgaatactttattattttcagaCATATCATATTTGTATCCTCTTTTAAATGATCTATTATATTGGAGGTAAAAGTAGTTGTATTTAGATTTCGTGTATTCCCAAATAATGATTAGATAAGATCAAATAACATGAGATCAGCAACTTCTGCTCAGTTAAATTAAGTGGcattttcatatttacttaAGTGTAGGTGGAACAtgttaattttctaaaaatattaaacaatcaTGCTCCTCTCTTCGTTTGTGACAAAactgagtaatttttttaattagattatatacacatacaatatatttttaaattaccgCAACATGGAGGGTGTGCATCGCAAATAACGAATTTTCGATGTTTATCAAGCTACGCTAcgaatatttaaatgtttactcGAGTTATCTTCTGCACAAACGGTCGAGCAGAGATGGCTAAATCGGTTATAAGTTCTTAGTGCGATAGTGCGCCGGGCATTAAAAACCGTCCGAAAACGTCAGTTAATGTTGCGACACCCAATATGTATCAATGCAAAATAAGGGATTCATTATAATAATTCGTTTTGGCTCTTTACTTACTATGCACATAAACAATCTCGattacttttttgttacatatatatgttgagttatattaaatgctattatatattaaaagctTATGAACTATTAAAGATAATGGTTGgtaatataaatacattttgctATTTATTTGCTATAAGTTTAACTCATTTACAATCCACACAATTTTttagttatatacatacatatatttgtggaTCAACAACTTTCACTTATCAAGAATAACATCATCAACGATCACAAATAACACCGTCTTCACTTAAATCCGAGAAGTCTTTTGAACGCTCGCCTGTAGTCCAAATTAAATATTGTGTAAATGACGGGATTCAACCCTGAATTTATGTAGCCCAGCCAGGTAATAAAGTTCTTGAATTTATTCGTGGGGCAGCAAGTTTCACAGAAGGGCAGAATAACGTACATAAGGAAGAAAGGAAGCCAACAGATAACAAACACTCCCATTATAATGCCCAAAGTGCGTGCAGCTCGGCGTTCCTTAGACAATGATATCCTCTGTTTTTCCTCTATGAACTGGTATACACCGGCAGGTTTTTTTTGGAGTGGCATAGCCACAGTCGATGTGGCGCCTGTCGATGATTGTGGCGGTGTTATTTTTAATGAAGTGTTTTCGTCATTGTTCACATCGACTGGTCCCATTCCTCCTGAGGCTCCTTTATGATCACTGTTACTGCCAGTAGACATTTCGCAATTTTCCAAGTCTTTATTTTCGGCCACCATGAGCAGTAATTGCTCTGTCCCAATTGCATCCATAGAGACGGTTCTTTTTCCACCACTCGATTCATCATCAATTTTTTGCTGCTGTTTCTTCCGCACTCGCATTTTGCTGTGCTTAATAGAGTCTTTTATTTTCGCACGACGAGTTTTTTTTCGTTGCGCCACCATTACGCCCTGTTCCAATTCTTGCAGATTATCCCTACTCAGCGCTTCATTATTACCATGTGTCTCACTGCTGATGGAGTCCTGATCATTTGATATTATAACTGCAGACGTTGATTGAGATGAGGCCTTACCACAACTCAATATGGTCAAACATAGAGAACTCATAGCATAACTTTCTCGCCTTGCATTGATGTTGCTCATGACCGGTGCCTCCATATCACCACTTTTCATTCCGATGGTGTTTATTTTCGAAGCTTTGGCTCGCTCCCGTAATCGCCGTCTTGTTGCAATATAGATTTCGAAGTATACGAGAGTCATTATTACTAAGGGAATGAAGAATGATCCCAATGATGAGTATATCACGTAACCACGATTTGACGTTAATTCGCAAGGTGTAGCACTCGTAAATTCATCTGGCCAGTCGTTCCAGCCCACAAGCGGTGGCGAACTGATTACTAAAGACAGAATCCATACACCGGTTATTAATAGTAAAACTCGACCAACTGTACGCTTTTGGGCATAGTTAATGGGGTCGGTTATGGCCCAGTACCGATCAAGGGCAATTGCGCATAAATTAAGTATTGACGAAGTACAGCATAAAACATCACATGTTAGCCACATCTTGCAAACATGAATACCGAATTCCCATCGTCCAAGAATTGAGTA is from Anastrepha ludens isolate Willacy chromosome 4, idAnaLude1.1, whole genome shotgun sequence and encodes:
- the LOC128860780 gene encoding tyramine/octopamine receptor, which gives rise to MPPTQQHALLLLNISNGMYATPKNYGTDVKLTSISNSINTVVTATVTATAFVTTSTSTARANDSKVETVDGCGTPAVTEKLYWSHFGIQLAVPEWEAILTTIVLSIIIVLTIIGNILVILSVFTYKPLRIVQNFFIVSLAVADLTVALLVLPFNVAYSILGRWEFGIHVCKMWLTCDVLCCTSSILNLCAIALDRYWAITDPINYAQKRTVGRVLLLITGVWILSLVISSPPLVGWNDWPDEFTSATPCELTSNRGYVIYSSLGSFFIPLVIMTLVYFEIYIATRRRLRERAKASKINTIGMKSGDMEAPVMSNINARRESYAMSSLCLTILSCGKASSQSTSAVIISNDQDSISSETHGNNEALSRDNLQELEQGVMVAQRKKTRRAKIKDSIKHSKMRVRKKQQQKIDDESSGGKRTVSMDAIGTEQLLLMVAENKDLENCEMSTGSNSDHKGASGGMGPVDVNNDENTSLKITPPQSSTGATSTVAMPLQKKPAGVYQFIEEKQRISLSKERRAARTLGIIMGVFVICWLPFFLMYVILPFCETCCPTNKFKNFITWLGYINSGLNPVIYTIFNLDYRRAFKRLLGFK